A section of the Lineus longissimus chromosome 1, tnLinLong1.2, whole genome shotgun sequence genome encodes:
- the LOC135487661 gene encoding uncharacterized protein K02A2.6-like, which yields MYAVIEKELLAICFGCKKFHDYVYGKGPITIETDHKPLLAIMTKPIHKLSARMQRMRLRLQHYDLKLVYRPGREMFLADTLSRAFVSDTNPQDLFDDKIEVNLLNIASHISDAKLEEFKSATDADPTLQSLKNTVMQGWPDDKQDVPLELTPYFPYRDEITLADNLLLKGDRLVVPETLRANLLKRIHETHMGIVKSKQLARDILFWPGMGQQIEDTVSRCTACQTARKSKPAEPMIPHDIPDLPWSKVATDMFEYRSKEYLLTVDYFSKFPEVCILPTLTSQSVITALKASFSRFGIPNGVISDNGPQFSSREFSDFSKAWGFRHTTSSPGYPQSNGQVERAIQSIKDIFKKCEQSCDDPSIALLNFRNTPLDGVGQSPAQLLMSRRLNSKLPILPNLLKPKVVDNAHEKLTDRQNRQKQYYDKRVSNSTNADIHPGDAVRFRTLRGQWKYGTVQNKLPDVPRSYNIQTPEGKSFRRNRRHMFQTRENNIPNEGTRPRVMYTSGDPPHAPANDHTDVNVAPQAAVAEPIPTINNTPGYVTRSGRTSKPPDKLDL from the coding sequence ATGTACGCCGTCATTGAGAAAGAATTGCTCGCGATTTGTTTCGGATGTAAGAAATTCCATGATTACGTCTACGGAAAAGGCCCGATAACAATAGAGACAGATCATAAGCCACTACTGGCAATCATGACAAAGCCCATACATAAACTCTCAGCCCGTATGCAACGCATGAGGTTACGCCTACAGCACTATGATCTGAAACTGGTATACCGCCCGGGACGCGAAATGTTTCTAGCTGACACTCTATCACGCGCATTCGTATCCGACACCAACCCGCAAGACCTATTCGATgacaaaatcgaggtcaactTGCTGAACATTGCCAGTCACATCAGCGATGCCAAATTAGAGGAGTTTAAATCTGCCACGGACGCAGACCCAACTCTACAGTCTCTAAAAAACACTGTGATGCAAGGCTGGCCAGATGACAAACAGGATGTACCACTTGAACTAACTCCATACTTCCCGTATCGCGACGAAATCACATTAGCGGACAACCTGTTGCTCAAAGGCGATCGTCTCGTAGTACCAGAGACATTGCGCGCAAACTTGCTCAAACGAATTCATGAAACTCATATGGGCATCgttaaatcaaaacaattgGCCCGAGACATTCTGTTCTGGCCCGGAATGGGTCAACAAATTGAGGATACCGTATCACGCTGTACCGCCTGCCAGACAGCGAGGAAATCCAAACCGGCTGAACCTATGATACCACATGACATTCCAGACCTCCCGTGGAGTAAAGTCGCAACTGATATGTTTGAATATCGGAGCAAGGAATATTTGCTGACTGTGGATTACTTCTCTAAGTTTCCGGAAGTGTGCATTCTTCCCACGCTGACAAGCCAGTCTGTTATTACGGCTCTCAAAGCATCGTTCAGCAGATTTGGCATCCCTAATGGCGTCATCAGCGATAATGGGCCTCAATTTTCAAGCCGCGAGTTCTCAGATTTCTCCAAGGCCTGGGGATTCCGCCATACCACCAGCAGCCCTGGTTACCCCCAGTCTAATGGACAGGTTGAACGCGCTATTCAGTCAATAAAGGACATCTTCAAGAAATGCGAACAATCATGCGATGATCCCAGCATAGCGTTACTTAATTTCCGCAACACACCACTCGACGGGGTTGGACAATCTCCGGCGCAACTGTTAATGTCACGCCGATTGAATTCGAAATTGCCAATTCTCCCCAATCTCTTGAAACCAAAAGTGGTAGATAACGCTCATGAGAAGCTCACAGACCGTCAAAACCGCCAGAAACAGTATTATGACAAGCGTGTTAGTAATAGCACAAATGCTGACATCCATCCTGGAGATGCAGTTCGTTTCAGGACCTTGAGAGGACAGTGGAAATATGGGACGGTGCAAAACAAACTGCCTGATGTGCCGAGGAGCTATAACATTCAAACCCCCGAGGGTAAATCGTTCAGACGTAACCGCCGTCACATGTTTCAAACCCGCGAAAATAACATTCCCAACGAAGGGACTCGCCCACGTGTAATGTATACGTCTGGGGACCCGCCTCATGCGCCTGCGAATGATCACACTGATGTCAACGTGGCCCCACAGGCTGCAGTTGCTGAGCCCATTCCAACCATAAACAACACCCCGGGATATGTTACAAGGAGTGGGCGAACAAGCAAGCCACCTGATAAACTAGATCTCTAG